In the Topomyia yanbarensis strain Yona2022 chromosome 3, ASM3024719v1, whole genome shotgun sequence genome, one interval contains:
- the LOC131687748 gene encoding uncharacterized protein LOC131687748 — protein sequence MDGAKSKQQLSIRRTTLLASLSRAQQFLQGYVADRDALQVAIRLENLEVLWQGLEDTQTALEEMETDNEAMNRGYSNTGGNSQHSAQINVATSTIEHFTPQSIAAINEVQGSKILAHAARNENVFMLTVVLIIVDAYGQNHFARALLDFASQPNIISERMAQILRLKRNKVNVQLHGPGGIAVRSTDSVFTQIHSRKENFSRDVEFLILPRVTADMPASDISIDNWSIPKDLFLADPNFNKRAEVDMIIGLSHFFACFKTAARVHLAQDLPELVDSVFGWIVAGSGDHIPNSADQVQCNVSTTCLVSLEENLERFWKIEELPPHSDYSVEERQCETIYASTVTRDSTGRYTVRLPRHPDFDARVGNSKLAALRRFKLLEQRLDRNPTLKKEYHDFMKEYLTLGHMCQTPKDDEQNFKATRTLQQLADDEGVAYPIAEPILRKGFYVDDCLGGEQSVEKAIQLRDELIELLQKGGFSLRKFTSNKLEVLHGLSPEQVGTQSSLTFTSQETVKTLGVGWEPEHDMLRFESNVKHPEDVATKRSILSSISQLFDPLGLIAPVVIRGKLLMQELWLMQSEWDQPVPTIIKEKWYAYYKNLPKIAEFRTERYAFLPNASVKLHVFCDASEAAFGACVYARSADTKENIRVQLLASKSRVAPLKRITLPRLELCAAVIGAQLHAHVVNALQIEISESRFWSDPTVVLQWLQSPPNTWKTFVANRVSELQSSTHGARWSHISGKENPADLISRGMRMDDFLSSDLWKHGPHWLRQAENEWPAPTMLPALTDNVEVKKVFVAVIHNKPGVNPMFTRYSSLDKLIRVTAHCLRFVGNMRSKTRTHPSVTTDLLPGKCLSAKRISDAQSHLVQLAQADAFHDELKELKRGNTVSKHSSVRLLSPFIDQRGTLRVGGRLRLSDESFHAKHSALLPSYHPFTRLLLTSYHLKLLHGGGQLTLATVREEYWPLNGRRMMRSIIRSCVKCVRADPVPIQQRIGQLPVPRITASRPFTVTGVDYAGPVYLRAPHKRAAPPKAYISVFVCFSTKAVHLELVSDLTTAAFLAAFRRFTSRRGLPTHVHSDNGKNFQGAKNELQELYQLLSNENEICKIQSKLASDGITWHMNPPKAPHFGGLWEAAVKVAKKHLHRQLGNARLSFEDMCTVLAQIEASMNSRPLTPLTEDPNDLNSLTPGHFLIGNAIHSMPNPDVRCIPTNRLDHYQRMQLLHQQFWHRWRTEYLQELQRETSVRSANTNIKPGQLVVILDEFLAPLKWPLARIISIHPGPDDLARVVTLRTAKGVIQRPVVKICLLPTQHDETASADTSTTKENIPQPVPTDDDPDHSTAEENLYSH from the exons ATGGATGGAGCTAAGAGTAAGCAACAGCTCAGCATTCGGCGAACGACATTGCTTGCGTCACTGAGCCGAGCCCAGCAGTTTCTACAGGGGTACGTGGCCGACCGCGATGCTCTGCAAGTGGCCATTCGGTTGGAGAATTTAGAAGTTTTATGGCAAGGTCTGGAGGATACTCAAACGGCTCTGGAGGAGATGGAAACAGATAACGAAGCGATG AATCGAGGCTATAGCAACACGGGTGGAAATTCACAGCATTCAGCACAAATAAACGTGGCAACGTCAACTATCGAGCATTTCACACCGCAATCAATCGCGGCTATCAACGAAGTTCAAGGGTCGAAAATTCTCGCGCACGCAGCACGAAATGAGAATGTGTTTATGCTCACTGTAGTTCTAATCATCGTTGATGCCTACGGTcaaaatcattttgctagagCCTTGTTAGACTTCGCATCACAGCCCAACATAATCAGCGAACGAATGGCTCAAATTCTCCGGCTCAAGCGAAATAAGGTGAACGTTCAGCTTCATGGTCCAGGTGGTATTGCAGTTCGTTCCACCGACTCAGTGTTCACCCAAATTCACTCTAGGAAAGAAAACTTTTCGCGTGACGTAGAGTTCTTGATCCTACCGCGAGTAACAGCTGATATGCCTGCGAGCGATATTTCGATTGATAACTGGAGCATCCCCAAAGACCTTTTCCTGGCAGATCCAAACTTTAACAAGCGAGCAGAAGTTGATATGATAATCGGCCTTTCACATTTCTTTGCTTGCTTTAAAACTGCTGCACGCGTGCATTTGGCACAAGATTTACCCGAGTTAGTTGACAGTGTCTTCGGTTGGATTGTCGCAGGCTCAGGTGATCATATTCCCAACTCTGCTGATCAAGTGCAGTGCAATGTTTCAACAACTTGTCTCGTCTCTCTCGAAGAAAACTTAGAGCGCTTCTGGAAAATAGAGGAACTTCCCCCGCACTCGGATTATTCTGTCGAAGAACGCCAATGTGAGACTATCTACGCATCAACCGTCACAAGGGACAGTACTGGCCGATATACTGTGCGCCTACCACGCCATCCGGACTTTGATGCCAGGGTAGGGAACTCCAAACTGGCGGCGCTTCGAAGATTCAAACTTCTAGAGCAAAGGCTCGATCGAAATCCCACACTGAAGAAAGAGTATCACGACTTCATGAAAGAATACCTCACTCTCGGTCATATGTGCCAAACCCCCAAGGACgatgagcaaaatttcaaag CCACACGCACCTTGCAGCAGTTAGCCGACGACGAAGGCGTGGCTTATCCCATCGCAGAGCCAATTCTACGCAAAGGGTTCTACGTAGACGACTGTTTAGGCGGTGAACAATCGGTTGAAAAGGCAATTCAGCTGCGTGACGAATTAATCGAGCTACTTCAGAAAGGTGGATTCAGTCTGCGAAAATTCACGTCCAACAAATTAGAAGTTCTACATGGCCTGTCCCCAGAGCAAGTAGGCACACAATCATCTCTTACTTTCACCTCCCAAGAAACGGTCAAAACATTAGGAGTAGGCTGGGAACCTGAACACGACATGCTTCGTTTCGAGTCCAACGTAAAGCACCCCGAGGATGTTGCAACCAAAAGGTCGATTTTATCGTCCATTTCGCAGCTCTTCGATCCGCTTGGACTAATAGCACCAGTTGTGATACGTGGGAAGCTGCTTATGCAAGAGTTGTGGTTGATGCAAAGTGAATGGGATCAACCAGTTCCAACGATTATCAAAGAGAAATGGTACGCGTACTATAAGAATCTTCCTAAAATTGCCGAATTTCGCACCGAACGCTATGCTTTCTTGCCGAATGCTTCAGTTAAACTGCACGTGTTTTGTGATGCTTCAGAAGCAGCCTTTGGAGCATGTGTCTACGCACGGTCAGCCGATACCAAAGAAAACATAAGAGTTCAGCTACTTGCATCTAAGTCTCGGGTCGCCCCCTTGAAAAGAATTACTCTGCCTAGACTTGAACTTTGCGCTGCTGTCATTGGCGCCCAGCTACATGCGCATGTGGTGAATGCTCTTCAAATCGAAATTAGCGAATCTCGATTTTGGTCAGATCCGACGGTGGTACTCCAGTGGTTACAGTCTCCACCAAACACATGGAAGACGTTCGTTGCCAATAGGGTTTCTGAATTACAATCCAGCACTCACGGCGCACGATGGAGTCACATTTCCGGTAAGGAAAATCCGGCAGATTTGATATCCCGAGGAATGAGAATGGACGATTTCCTTTCAAGCGATTTATGGAAACATGGCCCACACTGGCTTCGTCAAGCAGAGAATGAATGGCCTGCTCCGACAATGCTCCCGGCGTTAACCGACAACGTAGAggttaaaaaagttttcgtCGCCGTGATTCATAACAAACCGGGGGTTAATCCAATGTTTACCCGCTATTCGTCGCTTGATAAATTGATTCGCGTAACTGCGCACTGTCTTCGATTTGTCGGTAACATGCGCTCTAAAACTCGCACGCATCCTAGCGTTACGACTGATTTGCTCCCCGGCAAGTGTTTATCGGCAAAACGAATATCGGATGCCCAATCACACTTAGTACAACTTGCTCAAGCGGATGCATTCCATGATGAGCTGAAAGAACTAAAAAGAGGAAATACTGTGTCAAAACATTCATCGGTTCGATTACTTAGCCCTTTCATAGACCAGAGGGGAACACTCAGAGTGGGGGGTAGGTTGAGATTATCTGACGAATCCTTTCACGCAAAACATTCTGCTCTATTGCCAAGCTATCATCCATTTACCCGATTACTTCTCACATCCTACCATCTCAAGTTGCTTCATGGTGGTGGCCAACTCACTCTAGCCACTGTGCGTGAAGAATACTGGCCCCTAAATGGAAGGCGGATGATGCGAAGCATTATACGATCATGTGTTAAATGTGTCAGAGCAGATCCAGTTCCAATCCAACAGCGTATTGGTCAATTGCCCGTACCCCGAATCACTGCAAGCAGACCTTTCACCGTTACTGGCGTTGACTACGCTGGACCAGTTTACCTACGAGCACCGCATAAACGAGCCGCGCCACCAAAAGCATATAttagcgtttttgtatgtttttcAACGAAGGCGGTGCACCTAGAACTCGTCTCCGATCTAACAACCGCTGCCTTTCTAGCCGCTTTTCGGAGATTCACTTCTCGTCGCGGTTTACCCACCCACGTTCACTCCGATAATGGAAAGAATTTTCAAGGAGCAAAAAACGAACTACAGGAGTTATATCAACTGCTATCAAATGAGaacgaaatttgcaaaatccaaTCCAAGCTTGCCAGTGATGGAATTACTTGGCACATGAACCCACCAAAGGCTCCACACTTCGGGGGTCTTTGGGAAGCAGCAGTAAAGGTAGCCAAGAAACACCTTCACCGCCAATTGGGCAACGCGAGACTTTCATTCGAGGATATGTGCACGGTGCTGGCGCAAATCGAGGCCAGCATGAACTCCCGTCCGTTGACACCATTAACAGAGGATCCAAACGATCTTAACTCGCTCACTCCGGGGCACTTTCTCATCGGAAACGCGATACACTCAATGCCAAATCCGGATGTCCGATGCATCCCAACTAATCGCCTCGACCATTATCAGCGAATGCAATTGCTGCATCAACAATTTTGGCATAGGTGGCGAACGGAATATCTGCAGGAACTGCAACGCGAGACGAGCGTTCGTTCAGCAAACACGAACATTAAACCCGGACAGCTGGTAGTCATCCTCGACGAATTCCTCGCGCCGCTAAAATGGCCGCTGGCGCGCATCATCAGTATACATCCTGGCCCCGACGATCTCGCTCGTGTAGTTACTTTGCGAACTGCTAAAGGCGTCATTCAACGACCGGTAGTAAAAATCTGCTTGCTACCAACACAGCATGATGAAACAGCGTCTGCAGACACATCGACAACAAAGGAAAACATCCCACAACCAGTCCCAACAGATGATGATCCGGATCACAGCACTGCGGAAGAAAATTTATATAGTCATTAA